A single genomic interval of Sphingobacteriales bacterium harbors:
- a CDS encoding choice-of-anchor L domain-containing protein, producing MPKFLALAPLCSSVFFVATGAFTLLISVSQTALAQLNANHTTYNPTQLVEDVLINGGECVEVSGITYTGHNQARGYFTGGQNTVGFESGVILASGRVSNANGPNNAENETSDFGNPGDNDLDLAQPGSCNTHDAAILSFDFVPTQDIASFEYVFGSEEYCEWAPSNFSDVFGFFISGPGISGPYSGGAVNIALIPGTSTPVSINNVNQNTNTTYFIGNNGSCPTDANLNVEYDGLTVVLTATTPTLTPCETYHIKLAVADCSDWILDSGVFLKEGSFNAGNGFSVNTGVGGVSGINLMYEGCETGYFVFIREDTTDLSQPYTITGITLNNGSTATPGVDCNTIPSSFTIPAGQISDTLWINAFIDFKTEGIESLILNIPTGCPCNNSTITKTMLIKDADPQ from the coding sequence ATGCCCAAGTTTTTAGCTTTAGCCCCATTGTGTTCGTCTGTTTTTTTTGTGGCAACAGGTGCTTTTACCTTGTTAATAAGTGTCAGTCAAACTGCTTTAGCCCAGCTTAATGCCAATCATACTACTTACAACCCTACCCAATTAGTAGAAGATGTTTTAATTAACGGGGGCGAATGTGTTGAGGTTTCTGGCATTACCTATACCGGACACAACCAGGCACGAGGCTATTTTACCGGAGGTCAAAACACTGTTGGTTTCGAGTCGGGAGTAATTTTGGCCTCGGGGCGTGTTTCAAATGCTAATGGGCCTAATAATGCAGAAAACGAAACAAGTGATTTTGGCAATCCGGGCGATAACGACCTTGACCTTGCTCAACCCGGATCATGCAACACCCATGATGCCGCCATCCTATCTTTCGACTTTGTTCCCACTCAAGATATAGCATCGTTTGAGTACGTTTTTGGCTCAGAAGAGTATTGCGAGTGGGCGCCCAGTAATTTTAGCGATGTGTTTGGTTTTTTTATTTCCGGACCCGGTATATCCGGACCCTATTCGGGTGGCGCAGTAAATATAGCACTTATACCCGGAACCTCTACACCTGTTTCCATTAACAACGTCAATCAGAACACAAATACCACCTATTTTATTGGCAACAACGGCTCGTGCCCCACTGATGCCAACTTAAATGTTGAGTACGATGGTCTTACCGTTGTGCTAACTGCTACTACCCCCACGCTTACCCCCTGCGAAACTTACCACATTAAATTGGCGGTAGCCGATTGCTCAGATTGGATTTTAGACTCGGGCGTGTTTTTAAAAGAGGGCAGTTTTAATGCCGGAAATGGTTTTAGCGTAAATACTGGCGTAGGTGGAGTTTCGGGCATTAATCTGATGTACGAAGGCTGTGAAACAGGTTATTTTGTGTTTATTAGGGAAGACACCACCGACCTTAGCCAGCCTTATACTATTACCGGAATTACTCTTAACAACGGCAGCACCGCTACACCCGGTGTTGATTGCAATACTATTCCAAGCTCATTTACCATTCCGGCCGGCCAAATTAGCGATACCTTGTGGATTAATGCTTTCATTGATTTTAAAACAGAAGGTATTGAGTCGCTCATTCTTAATATCCCTACCGGATGCCCTTGTAATAATAGTACCATAACCAAAACTATGCTGATAAAAGATGCCGACCCCCAATGA
- a CDS encoding GTP-binding protein, with protein sequence MDLLRISTAGSVDDGKSTLIGRLLYDSKSIFEDQLEELQRTTERRGEDGINLALLTDGLRAEREQGITIDVAYRYFATPKRKFIIADTPGHIQYTRNMVTGASTTNLAIILVDARNGMVEQSRRHLFIASLLRIPHIIVCVNKMDLVDYDEQVFTQIKREFEDFSSKLTTIDVEYIPVSALQGDNIVSRSQNMPWYQGATLLYLLENIHIASDENRVDCRFPVQYVIRPQTEAYHDYRGYAGRIAGGVFKPGDEVVVLPSGFSTTITRIDAAEDSLQEAFSPMSVTLCLADDIDISRGDMLVRPNNMPKTGQDIDLMICWLGRQPMQLNGKYAVKHTTRDARCLIKQLQYKLDINTLHRIENATEIGMNDIARISIRTTQPLMYDAYRRNRITGSLILIDEGTNETVAAGMII encoded by the coding sequence ATGGATTTGCTGCGCATTAGCACCGCCGGCAGTGTTGATGATGGCAAAAGTACCCTCATTGGCCGACTTTTATACGATAGCAAATCTATTTTTGAAGACCAATTAGAAGAATTACAACGAACCACCGAACGGCGCGGCGAAGATGGAATTAACTTAGCGCTACTTACCGACGGCTTGCGAGCCGAGCGCGAACAAGGTATTACCATTGATGTTGCCTACCGCTATTTTGCCACCCCAAAACGAAAATTTATCATAGCCGACACACCCGGACATATACAATACACACGCAATATGGTAACAGGTGCTTCGACTACTAATTTGGCCATTATTTTGGTTGATGCACGCAACGGCATGGTTGAGCAAAGCCGCCGGCACTTGTTTATTGCCTCGTTATTGCGCATACCACACATAATTGTTTGCGTTAATAAAATGGATTTGGTGGATTATGACGAGCAGGTATTTACCCAAATTAAGCGTGAATTTGAAGACTTTTCGTCGAAATTAACAACTATTGACGTTGAATACATCCCTGTTAGTGCTTTGCAGGGCGACAATATTGTTAGCCGAAGCCAAAACATGCCTTGGTATCAAGGAGCAACTTTACTATACCTGCTCGAAAACATTCATATTGCCAGCGACGAAAACCGCGTAGATTGCCGGTTTCCGGTACAATATGTAATACGCCCTCAAACCGAAGCCTATCATGACTATAGGGGCTATGCCGGACGTATTGCAGGCGGCGTATTTAAACCCGGCGACGAAGTGGTAGTATTGCCATCGGGGTTTAGTACCACTATTACCCGTATTGATGCCGCCGAAGATAGCCTACAAGAAGCATTTTCGCCCATGTCGGTAACATTGTGCCTTGCCGACGATATTGATATAAGCCGCGGCGACATGTTGGTGCGCCCTAATAATATGCCCAAAACAGGGCAAGATATTGACCTAATGATTTGCTGGTTAGGCCGGCAGCCCATGCAGTTAAACGGCAAATATGCTGTTAAACACACCACCCGCGATGCCCGCTGCCTAATTAAACAACTACAATACAAATTAGACATAAACACGCTTCACCGCATTGAAAACGCAACAGAAATTGGCATGAACGATATTGCCCGGATAAGCATCCGCACTACGCAACCACTTATGTACGATGCCTACCGCCGCAACCGCATTACCGGAAGCCTTATTTTAATAGACGAAGGTACAAACGAAACCGTAGCAGCCGGAATGATTATTTAA